One Pristiophorus japonicus isolate sPriJap1 chromosome 19, sPriJap1.hap1, whole genome shotgun sequence genomic window carries:
- the LOC139230629 gene encoding E3 ubiquitin-protein ligase TRIM17-like, with translation MSSRQQDQSLIEEAICSICLDFFTDPVILECGHNFCRSCVTRCWAKKRRISCPECRAEFSKRNLKANRALARLAEKVRILNLNLKEKERKLHCEEHHEELKLFCETDKKLICLICRDAREHREHRFMPIKEAVGIYKDQLKTSLDSLTEKKSAARETELKQKQQISGVRGRSP, from the exons ATGTCTTCCAGACAGCAAGACCAGAGTTTGATCGAGGAGGCAATTTGTTCCATTTGTCTGGATTTCTTCACCGATCCGGTAATACTGGAGTGTGGACACAACTTCTGCCGCTCCTGTGTCACACGGTGCTGGGCAAAGAAGAGGAGAATCTCCTGCCCGGAATGTAGAGCGGAGTTTTCGAAAAGAAACCTCAAGGCTAATCGGGCCTTAGCGAGACTGGCTGAGAAAGTGCGAATATTAAACTTGAATCTGAAAGAGAAGGAACGTAAACTTCACTGTGAGGAACATCACGAAGAactgaagctgttttgtgaaactgacaagaaattgATCTGTTTGATCTGTAGAGATGCGCGGGAACACAGAGAGCACCGCTTCATGCCCATTAAAGAAGCTGTTGGAATCTACAAG gatcAGCTGAAAACTTCCTTAGATTCTCTCACAGAGAAGAAATCGGCGGCTCGAGAAACGGAATTAAAACAGAaacagcagatttccggagttagggGAAGGTCTCCCTGA